One Brassica napus cultivar Da-Ae chromosome C4, Da-Ae, whole genome shotgun sequence genomic region harbors:
- the LOC106446433 gene encoding mitochondrial uncoupling protein 5, translating into MGLKGFAEGGIASIVAGCSTHPLDLIKVRMQLQGESAPVQTNLRPALAFQTSSSSAVHAPPPPPRVGIIGIGSRIIRQEGTRALFSGVSATVLRQTLYSTTRMGLYDILKTKWTDPETKSIPLTRKLAAGFIAGGIGAAVGNPADVAMVRMQADGRLPLVDRRNYKSVLDAIAQMVRGEGVTSLWRGSSMTINRAMLVTASQLATYDSVKETILEKGLMRDGLGTHVTSSFAAGFVASVASNPVDVIKTRVMNMKVVAGTAPPYKGAVDCALKTVRAEGIMALYKGFWPTVSRQAPFTVILFVTLEQVKKVLKDFDF; encoded by the coding sequence aTGGGTCTTAAGGGTTTCGCTGAAGGAGGCATCGCATCGATCGTAGCGGGTTGTTCGACCCACCCGCTTGATCTCATCAAGGTCCGAATGCAACTCCAAGGCGAATCAGCTCCCGTTCAGACAAATCTCCGACCAGCGCTTGCTTTCCagacctcctcctcctccgccgtcCACGCGCCTCCACCTCCTCCGCGCGTGGGTATAATCGGCATCGGATCTCGTATCATCCGACAAGAAGGCACGCGCGCTCTGTTCTCCGGCGTCTCAGCCACCGTTCTCCGTCAGACTCTCTACTCGACGACTCGCATGGGTCTATACGACATCTTGAAGACCAAATGGACCGACCCAGAAACAAAGTCGATTCCTTTAACCCGCAAACTAGCCGCCGGATTCATCGCCGGAGGGATCGGAGCCGCCGTCGGAAACCCGGCGGATGTCGCGATGGTGCGCATGCAAGCCGACGGTCGTCTCCCGTTGGTCGATCGGAGAAACTACAAGAGCGTTTTGGACGCGATCGCGCAAATGGTTCGCGGCGAAGGGGTCACGTCTCTGTGGAGAGGATCGTCGATGACGATCAACAGGGCGATGCTCGTGACGGCGTCGCAGCTGGCTACTTACGACTCGGTGAAAGAGACGATTTTGGAGAAAGGGTTGATGAGGGACGGGCTCGGGACTCACGTGACCTCGAGTTTCGCGGCGGGGTTTGTGGCGTCGGTCGCGTCGAATCCTGTGGATGTGATTAAGACGAGGGTGATGAATATGAAGGTGGTTGCGGGGACTGCGCCGCCGTATAAAGGGGCGGTTGATTGCGCGTTGAAGACGGTGAGAGCGGAAGGGATCATGGCCTTGTATAAAGGGTTTTGGCCGACGGTGTCGAGACAAGCACCGTTCACGGTGATTTTGTTTGTGACACTTGAACAAGTTAAAAAGGTGTTGAAGGACTTTGACTTTTGA
- the LOC125586320 gene encoding vegetative cell wall protein gp1-like, which yields MVSWLSSLVIAVTFTSLFTGLSARRHLLQSTPATQPPVTTTFPPLPKPTMPPPMPSSLPQPTLPQPTALPPLPSTQIPSLPNPTQPISIPNFPQINIPNFPFNIPNNFPFNIPTSIPTIPFFTPPPSK from the coding sequence ATGGTCTCCTGGTTATCATCCCTTGTCATTGCAGTGACATTCACAAGCTTATTCACCGGTCTATCTGCTCGTCGCCATCTTCTCCAATCAACACCAGCGACTCAGCCACCGGTTACAACAACGTTCCCACCTCTTCCTAAACCCACAATGCCACCACCAATGCCTTCTTCGCTTCCTCAGCCAACTCTTCCTCAACCAACAGCGCTTCCACCATTACCGAGCACACAAATACCTTCATTGCCTAACCCGACACAACCCATTAGTATCCCAAACTTTCCACAAATCAACATTCCTAATTTCCCATTTAACATTCCAAACAATTTCCCCTTTAATATTCCCACTAGCATTCCTACCATCCCTTTCTTCACTCCACCACCTTCCAAGTGA